The nucleotide window GCATTGGTGGTTACTTTGATGCAACGGAAGATTTAACTGTAGCAGCAAGCTATACTTCTGCAATCAGCATGAAATATGATAACCAACTCTCTGTAGCATCAACTCCATTTGCCGGCTTTTTAGGTGCTGCTTTTGAAGATGATCTAGAGCAACCAGCAGAACTTAAAGCAGGAATCGCCTACAAGATGGGGAACATCACACTTACTGGTGACTATAAACAAATTAAGTGGTCTGAGACAAAAGGTTATGGTGATTTCGGCTGGGAAGATCAGAATGTTATCGCAATTGGTGCTAAGTACCAGGGCAACGGTTACTGGCTAGGCGCAGGCTTCAACAAAGCAGACAATCCTATCAAAAAACAAGATGGTGCCACTCCAGATGGAGCTGTAATCAACATGTTTAACAACATCTTCTTTCCAGCAACTACTGAACAACACATCTCAATTGGTGGTGGTTATAACTTAACTAAAAATGTAGCAATTGATGCGGCGATTGTTATTGCACCTGAAGTTAAAACAACAGTTGATACTTCTTTCATAACAAATGCACTTGGCGGAGCTCCAACTTCAACCAATACTACTAAGCACTCTCAAAATGCTTACACTGTATCTGTACGTTACAACTTCTAATTCTTAATTGAATCATTAGTTAAACTTTTAAGCCGCGCTAGAGAACTAGCGCGGCTTTTTTATTGTCTATTTTTCACCTAAGTTACCAGGCCTTTATACCCACTTTCGGAATATGGCAACTATTTAACATCCTTATTCAACCCACACACTCTCGTCATAAATTTTTAATTGAATTATTAAAATCCCATATTGTGTTTTATCTATTTTGTGAATACTATTCACTTAACAGCAATACTCTTATGGAAGTGTTTTTATGGCAAATGTTTTAATTGCAGGATGTGGTGATATCGGCTGTCAACTAGGCTCTTTATTGGCACAGCAGAATCACACAATTTACGGCATTCGCCGCAATATTGAAGAGATTCCTGATTCTATTTCACCGATTCAAGCGGACTTGGCTTTTAGCCTTCCTGAATTGCCTGATAACATAGATTATGTTTTTTACATTGCCGCAGCGGGCAAATATAAAGATTCGGCTTATTATCAAGCCTATGTTTTAGGGGTTAAACACACCTTAGAAGCGATTAAAAACCACAATATCAAACGTGTCTTTTTCATCTCTAGCAGCTCGGTATTTGGTCAAAGCGAGGGTGAAAAAGTGGATGAAGACAGCCCCACGACCGATTCAAACTTTTCGACCCGACGCTTACTGGAAGGTGAGGAATTGATTTTGAATAGCCATTTTCCATCAACCATCATTCGTTTTGGCGGTATTTACGGACCAGGTAGAACACATTTGATTGATTTGGTACAGGCAGGGAAAGTGCATTGTATGGAAGATGTGTGGAGTAATCGTATTCACTCGGATGACTGTGTAGGCATGCTCGCCCATCTTATGAATTACGATATTAAAAACCCAGAGAAATTGGAATCGCTCTATATTGGTGTAGACAACCAACCGACCCCCTCTTGCGAAGTGTATGACTGGTTAGCGGAACAGCTTTGTGTCCCCGATGTTGAGCACATTGAACCTAAAGAGTCTTCACGCCAGATGCGTAGCAATAAACGTTTATCGAATGCTCGCATCAGAGCAACCGGCTATGAAATGATTTACCCGACTTATCAAGACGGTTACCAAGCCATTTTGGATGCCATGGAATAAAAAACCTGAAATAAAAGTTTTTCAGACAAACCAGAGTGGCTTTATATTTTCAAACAATGTAAAGCCAACTCCAACCCACTACTCTTTCTTATCAAGTACTTCACCTTCTAAGACCTCACCTTTCAAAGTTTTATGCGTTTGTGTTGCTTTTTCTGACCACTCACCTTCATATACCGAATCTCTGGTTTGGTAACGATAACGCCCTGATGACTGCATCCCTTTAACACTCTGTTTAATCAAAAAACGGCGTATAAACGGCACTAAAAACAGCAAACCGATTGAATCGGAAATCAAGCCTGGAAAAAACAGAAACACCCCACCCAAAAAGATAAAGACCCCTTCGAGCATACTGGTTTGTGGCGACTTACCCGCCGCCATTTCCATCTGCGCATTCTGCAAAGTCGCAATACCTTGGCTTCGCATCAAAAACACACCTAAAACGGCGGTGAAGATCGTCAATAAAACCGTTGGCAGGGCTCCAATGACATTACCAACCTGAATTAAAAAATACAATTCAATCAGGGGTACAACAAATAAAAGTAAAAATAAAATTCGCATTTGCGGCTCTCTAGGGTCTATTCGGTAAATAAGAAATTCAATGTAACCAAATTATTGTTCAAAAGCATTGAGGTAAACTTAATCTTCATGATTAAACGATTAAGCGCACTTTATTAAACAACATAAAAGATTATAATTGCTGAACTAAAATTAACTCGCTTAACAAAAAACATCCAGTCTTTTTTTAATAGGGTTAAAACGGACTTTTTCAAGCTTCATTTCCAGCATAGGGTACAAGAACATTATGGTCTTAGAAAAAATTAAACCGAACGCAATCATTGGTAACCACTACAAGAACTTAATTAGCTCTATTTTCATGATTCTGCTAACCGCGTTTTCATTCACCAGCTATGCGGCCGATGAACTGCTTGAAGTGGACGATGCTTTTGTTTTGCAACAACCCATGGTGGACAATCAAGCCATCCAAGTCCATTGGAAAATCGCTGACGACTATAAACTCTATAAAGATAAGATCAGTGTTACCGCCAGCAACATCACTTTAGCTGAAGCACAATTTTCCAAAGCGGAAACCGTTGATGATGCCCTATTTGGTAAAAGTGAGGTGTTTCACGGTTCGGCATCGGTCACTATTCCATACACAGGTACGGCTAATACAACAGAATTAACCGTAAAATATCAGGGGTGTGCAGATAAAATCGGAGTTTGTTACCCGCCACAAACTCGTACCTTTACGGTAGCTCTGCCTAGTCAAACCATCTCTGACAATCAAACTGGCAGTCAAAACTTCGGTTCTTTATCCGCTTTAAACAACTTCTTAAAACAGGACAATGAGCAGCCGGAACTATTGGACGCTGAAGACGCCTTTGCATTTAGCCACTCAATTCAAAATGGCCAGCTTGAACTAAACTGGAACATCGCCAAAGATTATCATCTTTATCAAGATAAAATAAAAGCGTCCGTAGTTAAAGGTAATGCCACCTTACAAACCCTGAAGTTACCAAAAGCAGAATTGATTGATGACGAGTTATTTGGTAAAACCATGGTTTATCATGGCCAATTCTCTGCCTCTCTACCTATTGCAGAAATCAAAGATAAAGCCACCATTCAAATTGAATACCAGGGCTGTTCAGCGGCTTCCGGTGTCTGTTATCCGCCAGTCAAAAAACAGATTGAAATTGATGCCAAAAACATCAATACCGACGTTTCAACCGAGATTGCACAACCAGCCATCACCGCGGATAACGCAAGTAACACTGAGCAACTCTCTGAAACCGATCAAATTGCAGACACCTTAAAAAACAGCAGTGTCTGGATTGTGATAGCGACCTTCTTCATCTTTGGCTTGTTACTGGCATTCACTCCTTGTGTCTTCCCAATGATTCCAATCCTTTCGAGCATTATTGTTGGCCAAGGCGACCAGTTGACCACACGCCGCGCTTTTGTGATGTCCTTGGTTTATGTACTGGCTATGTCGGTCACTTATACGGTGGCCGGAGTACTTGCAGGCATATTTGGTGAGAACCTACAGGTGGCTTTCCAAAACCCATGGATTATTGGTAGCTTTGCGGTCATTTTCATTCTGCTTGCCTTCTCGATGTTTGGCTTCTATGAACTCCAATTACCGAGCAGTTTACAATCCAAACTCACCAACATCTCCAATAAACAGCAAGGTGGAACCCTAACCGGGGTTGCCATTATGGGCTTTTTATCGGCATTGATTGTAGGCCCTTGTGTTGCTCCCCCACTTGCTGGAGCATTGATTTATATCGGTCAAACCGGTGATGCGTTACTAGGTGGAACCGCCCTCTTCGCGATGAGTATGGGAATGGGATTACCACTATTATTGCTTGGAACGTCTGCTGGGAAACTTCTGCCAAGAGCGGGAGCCTGGATGGACAATGTCAAAGCCGTGTTTGGAGTGATGTTAATCGGTATTGCCATCTGGATGGCTGAACGCATTGTGCCAGCAGAAGTCGCTATGTTGAGCTGGGCTTTACTGTTCATTATCTCAGCGGTTTATCTAGGTACATTTGAAACCAGCAACGGTAAAACGGGTTGGGCAAAATTGGCTAAAGGCTTTGGAATTGCACTCTTCCTCTATGGCGCCATGATTTTGGTGGGGCTATTAGGTGGTAGCAAACAGATGTTTCAACCTTTGAAAGTCTTTCAAGGTGGGGGGATAGGTGTACAAAGCCAGTCAGAACACTTAAGCTTTAAAACCATTAAGTCACAAGGCGACCTTGAGGCGGAACTGGCTAAAGGCAACCCAGTGATGCTCGACTTCTATGCCGATTGGTGCATCAGTTGCAAAGAGATGGAAGCCCTAACCTTTACCGATGCAGGCGTGCATGCCGCCCTTAAAGGCGTGACATTACTGCAAGCGGATGTGACCGCTAATGATGCCACTGATAAAGCGTTGATGAAACAGTTTGGCATTATTGGCCCACCGGCAATTCTATTCTTCAACACCGCTGGAACAGAACAAAAAGCACAGAGAGTGGTTGGATTTAAGAAAGCTGAAGACTTTACCCAAAACATCAATAAGGCTTTTAAATAGGCGCTCTAAATCACTGTTGATTTCACAATGGTAGTTAAACCTGAAGCACTGCTTTAACTACCATTGTTCACCCACTCTTTCTTACACAATCCTCTTCTCAGTTTTTCTGACGTTTATTGCAACTTCAAAACAGAACGCATCTTTTCATGCAAAATACCTAATGTTTTTATTGTTATTTACATAGAGATATCAAAGCAGTTACGTTATAATTCAGCCATTCAATTTACGTGTATAAACAGCTTAAAAGGCAAGTTATGGCAACGATTCTGGTAATTAATGGACCAAACCTCAATATGTTGGGGCGTAGAGAGCCTGAAATCTATGGTTCAGAAACATTGGATGACATAATTGAAGGTTTGATTGAGCTTGCTGACGAATACAATGTTCGCTTATTCGACTTTCAAAGCAATGCTGAGCATGAGATTGTTGAGCGTATCCACCAAGCAATGGATGACGGCACCAACTATATCATCATCAACCCCGCCGCTTTCACCCATACCAGCGTTGCCATTCGTGATGCGTTAGCCACAATTAATGTGCCTTTTATTGAAGTGCACTTGTCTAACGTCTATAAACGTGAAGCTTTTAGAAAACATTCTTACTTTTCGGATATTGCTGATGGCGTGATTGCAGGCTTGGGAACCAAAGGTTACCAATTGGCCTTTGAAGCGGCGATTGAAAAACTGGAAGCCTAAAACCAAACAAAACCAGCGTAAAACAACCCTATATAAAAAACTTAAGATTTAACCCAGTATCTCGTGCAAATACTTGATACCTAAAATAAGAACAGAGGATACACCATGGATATTCGTTCAATTCGTAAATTAATTGAAATTGTAGAACAGTCAGATATTGCTGAAATTGAAATCAAAGAAGGCGAACACAACATTCGTATCTCTCGCAGCAAAGAACAAGTGATTGTTTCTGCACCGATGGCAGCCGCTCCAGCACCTGTTGCGGCACCTGCTCCAGTCACAGCGGCGCCTTCTGCTACAGCTCCAGTAGCAGAAGCGGCGTCTTCAGAAGCAAACGGTCATAAAGTGACTTCTCCAATGGTCGGTACTTTCTACTCAGCACCATCTCCTGATGCTGGTCCTTTCGTTAAGGTTGGCGACAAGGTTTCTGAAGGTGATACATTATGTATTATCGAAGCGATGAAAATCATGAACCCTATCGAATCGGATAAAATTGGAACAGTAAAACAAATCGTTGCAGTCAACGGTGAGCCAGTTGAATTTGGTCAAACACTATTCGTAATCGAATAAGGAATAGCAATATGATCGAAAAAATCCTAATTGCTAACCGTGGGGAAATTGCCCTTCGCGTTTTAAGAGCCTGTAAAGAGTTAGGCATTAAAACCGTTGCGGTTCACTCAACGGCTGACGCTGATTTAAAGCATGTATTATTGGCTGACGAGTCTGTTTGTATCGGGCCTCCAGCCTCAACCAACAGCTACCTAAATATGGCGGCCATCATTTCCGCTGCCGAAGTAACCGATGCCGAAGCCATCCACCCAGGATATGGTTTCCTTTCCGAAAACGCCGACTTTGCAGAACGTGTTGAAGAAAGCGGTTTCCGTTTTATTGGTCCTAAAGCCGAAACCATCCGCATTATGGGTGACAAGGTATCTGCCATTCGTGCCATGAAAGCGGCTGGCGTTCCAACGGTTCCTGGTTCTGGCGGCCCGCTGGGGGATGACGATGCTGAAAACCACCGCATTGCTAAAGAGATTGGCTATCCAATCATCATCAAAGCATCTGGTGGTGGTGGTGGTCGTGGTATGCGTGTTGTACACACTGAAGCGAACTTACTGAAATCTATCCAATTGACCAAATCCGAAGCGGGTAGTTTCTTTGGTAACCCTGAAGTTTACATGGAAAAATTCTTAGAG belongs to Thiomicrorhabdus immobilis and includes:
- a CDS encoding OmpP1/FadL family transporter, which encodes MKKTKLALAIATAAFASSAMATNGTNMTGVGAQSSAMGGTGVAAYYGAENVIVNPAMIGKSTGTEFSFGGTLFKPSVSNDGISDAAQEMQDSAADTFVIPSVSLTSRISDTLTFGIGMYGTSGMGVDYSAYEFNGGAGVYDQFEAQSNLQIMRFVPTLAYNEANFGIGFSPIIQYGALDIHYNGAALAAGKVGSGMSSDLGFGYSIGGYFDATEDLTVAASYTSAISMKYDNQLSVASTPFAGFLGAAFEDDLEQPAELKAGIAYKMGNITLTGDYKQIKWSETKGYGDFGWEDQNVIAIGAKYQGNGYWLGAGFNKADNPIKKQDGATPDGAVINMFNNIFFPATTEQHISIGGGYNLTKNVAIDAAIVIAPEVKTTVDTSFITNALGGAPTSTNTTKHSQNAYTVSVRYNF
- a CDS encoding SDR family oxidoreductase, giving the protein MANVLIAGCGDIGCQLGSLLAQQNHTIYGIRRNIEEIPDSISPIQADLAFSLPELPDNIDYVFYIAAAGKYKDSAYYQAYVLGVKHTLEAIKNHNIKRVFFISSSSVFGQSEGEKVDEDSPTTDSNFSTRRLLEGEELILNSHFPSTIIRFGGIYGPGRTHLIDLVQAGKVHCMEDVWSNRIHSDDCVGMLAHLMNYDIKNPEKLESLYIGVDNQPTPSCEVYDWLAEQLCVPDVEHIEPKESSRQMRSNKRLSNARIRATGYEMIYPTYQDGYQAILDAME
- a CDS encoding FxsA family protein produces the protein MRILFLLLFVVPLIELYFLIQVGNVIGALPTVLLTIFTAVLGVFLMRSQGIATLQNAQMEMAAGKSPQTSMLEGVFIFLGGVFLFFPGLISDSIGLLFLVPFIRRFLIKQSVKGMQSSGRYRYQTRDSVYEGEWSEKATQTHKTLKGEVLEGEVLDKKE
- the dsbD gene encoding protein-disulfide reductase DsbD, which encodes MVLEKIKPNAIIGNHYKNLISSIFMILLTAFSFTSYAADELLEVDDAFVLQQPMVDNQAIQVHWKIADDYKLYKDKISVTASNITLAEAQFSKAETVDDALFGKSEVFHGSASVTIPYTGTANTTELTVKYQGCADKIGVCYPPQTRTFTVALPSQTISDNQTGSQNFGSLSALNNFLKQDNEQPELLDAEDAFAFSHSIQNGQLELNWNIAKDYHLYQDKIKASVVKGNATLQTLKLPKAELIDDELFGKTMVYHGQFSASLPIAEIKDKATIQIEYQGCSAASGVCYPPVKKQIEIDAKNINTDVSTEIAQPAITADNASNTEQLSETDQIADTLKNSSVWIVIATFFIFGLLLAFTPCVFPMIPILSSIIVGQGDQLTTRRAFVMSLVYVLAMSVTYTVAGVLAGIFGENLQVAFQNPWIIGSFAVIFILLAFSMFGFYELQLPSSLQSKLTNISNKQQGGTLTGVAIMGFLSALIVGPCVAPPLAGALIYIGQTGDALLGGTALFAMSMGMGLPLLLLGTSAGKLLPRAGAWMDNVKAVFGVMLIGIAIWMAERIVPAEVAMLSWALLFIISAVYLGTFETSNGKTGWAKLAKGFGIALFLYGAMILVGLLGGSKQMFQPLKVFQGGGIGVQSQSEHLSFKTIKSQGDLEAELAKGNPVMLDFYADWCISCKEMEALTFTDAGVHAALKGVTLLQADVTANDATDKALMKQFGIIGPPAILFFNTAGTEQKAQRVVGFKKAEDFTQNINKAFK
- the aroQ gene encoding type II 3-dehydroquinate dehydratase is translated as MATILVINGPNLNMLGRREPEIYGSETLDDIIEGLIELADEYNVRLFDFQSNAEHEIVERIHQAMDDGTNYIIINPAAFTHTSVAIRDALATINVPFIEVHLSNVYKREAFRKHSYFSDIADGVIAGLGTKGYQLAFEAAIEKLEA
- the accB gene encoding acetyl-CoA carboxylase biotin carboxyl carrier protein yields the protein MDIRSIRKLIEIVEQSDIAEIEIKEGEHNIRISRSKEQVIVSAPMAAAPAPVAAPAPVTAAPSATAPVAEAASSEANGHKVTSPMVGTFYSAPSPDAGPFVKVGDKVSEGDTLCIIEAMKIMNPIESDKIGTVKQIVAVNGEPVEFGQTLFVIE